Genomic segment of Steroidobacter denitrificans:
CCGAGCAGGGTTTGCTGGCACTGCGCAAGGCGCTGAACCTGTTTGCCAATCTGCGCCCGGTGACGCTGCACCCCGCCCTCCTCGATGTTTCTCCTCTCAAGGCGGACATCCTCCAGGGCACCGATATCATGGTGGTACGCGAGTTGACGGGCGGCATCTACTTTGGTGAAAAGCAGCGTACGGCAACCTTCGCGAGCGATCTGTGTACCTACAGCGTGGAAGAGATCGAACGTGTCACACGTGTGGCCGGAACGCTGGCGCGCTCACGCCGCCGGTCCATCGTCTCGGTCGACAAGGCCAACGTGCTGGAGACCTCGCGTTTGTGGCGCAGTACCGTGGAATCCTTGCTGAAGACGGAGTTTCCCGATGTAAAGTTCGAACACATGCTCGTCGATGCTGCGGCCATGCATTTGATCCGTCGGCCGTCGAGCTTCGATGTGATCCTGACCGAAAACATGTTCGGCGATATCCTGACCGACGAAGCCTCGATGCTGGCGGGCTCGCTGGGCCTGCTACCATCGGCATCGTTGGGTTCCGGTACACAGGGTCTGTATGAGCCCATCCATGGTTCGGCACCCGATATCGCCGGCCAGGGCGTCGCCAATCCCTACGGCACGATTCTGAGCGCTGCCATGCTGTTGCGCCATTCCCTCGGCCTCCACGAGGAAGCGGCACTGGTTGAAAAAGCGGTAGCCGAGGCGATCGTAGCCGGCGTGCGGACTGCCGATATCGGGGGCTCCGGCAAGGCGGCCACGACGGCTCAGGCAGGCAGCGCCGTCGTAGATCGAATCTAGAATCTCTGACTAAGCTATTGATTTCTAGTTAAATCTAAGCTTAAAAGTCTGGAACCGAAGATTCTTGCCCAAATTATCGGCCAGACCGGTTATCATCGTCCCTGCGACAGGTGCTGATTCTCCTGCCGCAGCCTTCGGGCAAATCTCCATATCTCGGCCAACGGTCGAGGTGTCTTTGGTGGAACAGGGCTCGTGTCGGGTTAGTCCCCAAGGTTGACGCCGGTTCAACCGGCGTCGGCCACGACGGTAGTTCTTAGTTGCCACACCCCAGGCCGGCTATGCCGGCCTGTTTTTTATCTCCAAACCGGCTATGCGGCCTATCCTTCTCCATCGAACGGATTCGGAACGGCAGGCTATGCCACGCAGCTGTCGGCCGCTGCCTGCGTCAATGCCCGCGCGGCACGATCCAGGCCCGCCTGCAGATCATTCAGCAGATCCTGCGCCGTCTCGATACCAATCGACAGACGCAGCAGCGAGTCGCTGATACCCGCGGCCTGCCGAGCCTGCGCGTCCATGGCCGCATGGGTCATGCTGGCCGGATGAGCGACCAGACTCTCCACTCCGCCGAGGGATTCGGCCAGCGAGAAACACTGCAACCCGTCCAGAAACGCGCGCACTGATGCAAGACCACCGTGCAATTCAAAGCTCATCATGGCGCCGAAACCAGACTGCTGGGTACGGGCGAGATCGTGCTGGGGGTGGGTCGGCAATCCGGGAAAATAGATCTGACGCACGGCCGAATGTCCGTTCAGCAGCTGCGCGACCTGAAGCGCATTTTCGCCGTGCGCACGCATGCGGGCGTGCAAACTACGCACTCCGCGCAGCGTCAGGAAACTGTCGAACGGCGCTCCGGTCACACCGATGCAATTCGCCCACCACTGCACCCGCTCGTGCAGCTCTGCGGTGGCGCTGACGAGCGCACCGCCGACCACATCGCTGTGGCCATTCAGATATTTTGTCGTGGAATGCAGTACCAGGTCGGCACCGAGCGCGAAGGGTTGCTGCCACACCGGTGATAAAAAGGTGTTGTCCACCAGCAGCAGCGCACCCGCTGCATGTACCTGCCGCGCTGCCGCGCGAATATCCACGATGCGCAACAGCGGATTGCTCGGGGTTTCCACCCAGACGAGCTTCGGTCCGCCCGCCAGCGCTGCGGAAAAAGCCGCATCGTCGGTCTGATCGACGAAGACGACGCGCAGCGCGCCACGCGCGGCCAAGGAACTCAACAGGCGATAAGTTCCGCCATAACAGTCGTGCGGCGCAATCAGCAGGTCATCGGCGTGCAGCAATTGGCAGGCGAGCTGGGCAGCCGCCATACCGGAGGACGTCACCGTGGCACCCGCTCCACCCTCCAGGTCTGCGAGTGCGGTCGCGAGCGCATCCCGAGTGGGATTGCCCGATCGGGAGTAGTCATATTGGCGCCGTTCGCCGAAGGCCTTGAACGCAAACGTCGAGCTCAGATGCAGCGGCGGCACGACCGCACCATGCTGGTCGTCGGTTTCGAGTCCGGCGCGCACGGCGCACGTGGCGCCGCTCCAGGCAGTAGGGGTCGGGGAATGAGTCGTCATGATTCACCATCGTTGTCGTTCAGAGCTACGGCGTTGTCGTTCAGGGCTGCGGCGAAGACTTGGCGCAGTGCATCGGTTTCTTTCAGGAAGGCATCGTGCCCATACAGGGAGGACAGCTCGACAAGTCGAACCGGACCGCCCAGGCGCTGTTGCAGCCTGCGCATGTCCGCAATAGGGACCAGCTGATCCTCCACGATACCCACCAGCGTCGTGGATACCCGGACCTGGCTGGCATCGATGCGGTGCAGATCGATGGATTCCGACAGGCACACGAAGGCTTCGGGAATATAGTTCGCCGCATAGGCATCGCCACGCGCCAGCAAGTAGGACTCGACCGGGAACTGATAGCGTCCATCGATACGGACCGCGGGTTGATCGAACCGGTCCGCGAATTCCCGCGCGCTGCGATAAGTCGTCATGGCCAGAGCCCGCGCCAGACGCAGGCCCTCCGGCCCGTCACCGCGTGCCGTGGCATAGCGCACCACGGCGCGCTCCACGCTGCGCCAGGCGGTGGAGAGTGGATGCGG
This window contains:
- the leuB gene encoding 3-isopropylmalate dehydrogenase, which codes for MQATIVVLPGDGVGPEVTHEAVRVLEAVAARRGHSFDFESHPIGGAAIDACGSALPPGTTAACQRAHAVLLGAVGGPKWSDPAAPVRPEQGLLALRKALNLFANLRPVTLHPALLDVSPLKADILQGTDIMVVRELTGGIYFGEKQRTATFASDLCTYSVEEIERVTRVAGTLARSRRRSIVSVDKANVLETSRLWRSTVESLLKTEFPDVKFEHMLVDAAAMHLIRRPSSFDVILTENMFGDILTDEASMLAGSLGLLPSASLGSGTQGLYEPIHGSAPDIAGQGVANPYGTILSAAMLLRHSLGLHEEAALVEKAVAEAIVAGVRTADIGGSGKAATTAQAGSAVVDRI
- the metB gene encoding cystathionine gamma-synthase, whose protein sequence is MTTHSPTPTAWSGATCAVRAGLETDDQHGAVVPPLHLSSTFAFKAFGERRQYDYSRSGNPTRDALATALADLEGGAGATVTSSGMAAAQLACQLLHADDLLIAPHDCYGGTYRLLSSLAARGALRVVFVDQTDDAAFSAALAGGPKLVWVETPSNPLLRIVDIRAAARQVHAAGALLLVDNTFLSPVWQQPFALGADLVLHSTTKYLNGHSDVVGGALVSATAELHERVQWWANCIGVTGAPFDSFLTLRGVRSLHARMRAHGENALQVAQLLNGHSAVRQIYFPGLPTHPQHDLARTQQSGFGAMMSFELHGGLASVRAFLDGLQCFSLAESLGGVESLVAHPASMTHAAMDAQARQAAGISDSLLRLSIGIETAQDLLNDLQAGLDRAARALTQAAADSCVA